From a region of the Arachis ipaensis cultivar K30076 chromosome B09, Araip1.1, whole genome shotgun sequence genome:
- the LOC107619621 gene encoding PIN2/TERF1-interacting telomerase inhibitor 1, whose protein sequence is MEDTLGSTSSSTAINSSNIGFQLLKKHGWKEGTGLGVSEQGRLEPVETYVKNNKRGLGADKAKKKAVKPVHTDDGSRENNKQETKKKTKALSKRIRKMEEFEKKMQEKEFERAFFREFWPENV, encoded by the exons ATGGAAGATACGTTGGGTTCAACTAGTTCTTCAACAGCAATCAACTCTTCCAATATAGGATTTCAG CTATTGAAGAAGCATGGTTGGAAAGAAGGCACCGGTCTTGGGGTCTCTGAGCAG GGTAGATTAGAGCCTGTAGAAACATATGTGAAGAATAATAAGCGAGGTTTGGGAGCAGATAAAGCGAAGAAAAAGGCTGTCAAACCTGTTCATACTGATGATGGTTCTAGGGAAAACAATAAGCAG GAAACTAAGAAAAAAACCAAAGCACTTTCTAAACGGATTAGAAAGATGGAGGAGTTTGAGAAGAAGATGCAAGAGAAGGAATTTGAGCGTGCTTTCTTCAGGGAGTTCTGGCCAGAAAATGTATAA
- the LOC107619538 gene encoding uncharacterized protein LOC107619538, giving the protein MESEPETDVESETEHFNGISNKRMSPWESFLRNQQDSIRSLFNRRNRPSSALPPSPQNNLSFKPIPQLSPLANSVVARSSQILGVSTHELQHAFDSELPLSVKELLTYARNLLEFCSFKALHKFTATPNYLNDKHFRRLTYDMMLAWESPSVESDDNETPKCRRYEANGDEDEGSFFYSSSTNMALQVDDEKTVGLEAFSRIAPACVTVADIITVHNLFSALTVSSENRLHFLVYDKYIRFLDKVLKNSKNALAACSGNLQLAEEEIVLDVDGTIPTQPVLQHIGMSAWPGRLTLTNYALYFEPLGVGLYEKAIRYDLGTDMKQVIKPDLTGPLGARLFDKAVMYKSTSVAEPVYFEFPEFKANFRRDYWLDISLEVLRSHQFIRKYYLKEAQKSEVLARAMLGVFRYRAVKEAFKFFSSNYKTLLTFSLAETLPRGDMILETLTNSLTYLTAVSIKRDIPGTLDTKRQPVLSPPSVVALSSHGFKSKCVANVYEETIAVGDIRVGEISPLEVAVKQSLNDTGKVAAAQATVDQVKVEGIDTNAAVMKELLFPLIELAIRLRHLTLWKDFCKSTLFLILSCYVIIRGWIQYLVPSIFMFTAIVMLWHRHFRKGRPLEAFIITAPPNKNAVEQLLTLQEAITQFESLIQAGNIVLLKMRALLLALLPPATEKVAMFMVFIAAVFAFVPPKYIFLVVFVEGYTRAMPWRRESSARWIRRLKEWWVRIPAAPVQLIKPEESKKRR; this is encoded by the exons ATGGAATCGGAACCCGAAACCGACGTTGAATCGGAGACTGAGCATTTCAACGGAATTTCAAACAAAAGAATGTCACCGTGGGAGTCCTTCCTCCGAAACCAACAAGATTCCATCAGATCGCTCTTCAACCGCCGCAACCGCCCCTCCTCCGCCCTTCCTCCTTCTCCACAAAACAACTTATCCTTCAAACCCATCCCTCAGCTCTCTCCTCTCGCCAACTCTGTCGTCGCTCGCTCTTCTCa GATCCTTGGAGTTTCGACTCACGAACTACAACACGCCTTCGATTCGGAGCTTCCGTTGAGCGTCAAGGAGCTTCTAACTTACGCTAGGAACCTTCTGGAGTTCTGCTCCTTCAAGGCTCTTCACAAATTCACCGCCACTCCCAATTACCTAAACGACAAGCACTTCCGTCGTTTGACCTATGACATGATGCTCGCCTGGGAATCCCCCAGCGTCGAGAGCGACGACAAT GAAACTCCTAAATGCAGAAGATACGAGGCTAATGGTGATGAAGATGAAGGTTCCTTCTTCTATTCCAGTTCCACTAACATGGCACTTCAG GTTGATGATGAAAAAACGGTTGGTCTGGAAGCTTTCTCCAGGATAGCTCCTGCTTGTGTTACTGTTGCTGATATAATAACCGTCCACAATCTCTTTAGCGCGCTCACTGTTTCTTCCGAGAATCGCCTCCACTTTCTTGTTTATGACAAATACATAAGATTCCTTGATAA AGTTCTGAAGAATTCTAAAAATGCGCTGGCTGCTTGTTCTGGGAATCTTCAGCTTGCCGAAGAAGAGATTGTCCTCGATGTTGATGGAACAATACCAACTCAACCTGTTCTTCAACATATTGGAATGTCTGCTTGGCCGG GGCGGTTGACCCTGACCAATTATGCTCTATACTTTGAGCCACTTGGAGTTGGTTTGTATGAGAAAGCTATTCGATATGATCTTGGCACAGACATGAAGCAAGTCATAAAGCCTGACTTGACTGGACCCCTTGGTGCTCGCCTTTTTGATAAAGCCGTGATGTATAAATCAACTTCTGT AGCAGAGCCTGTTTATTTTGAATTCCCTGAATTTAAAGCAAACTTCCGTCGTGACTATTGGTTGGACATTAGCCTGGAGGTTCTCCGTTCTCACCAGTTTATCAGAAAATACTACCTTAAAGAGGCACAGAAATCAGAAGTACTTGCCAGGGCTATGCTGGGTGTTTTCCGGTATCGTGCAGTTAAAGAGGCTTTCAAGTTTTTCTCATCTAACTATAAAACCTTGCTTACTTTTAGCCTGGCTGAAACTCTTCCACGGGGAGATATGATCTTGGAAACCCTGACAAATAGCTTGACATATCTAACTGCTGTTTCCATTAAACGTGATATTCCTGGGACTTTAGATACAAAAAGACAACCGGTTTTATCTCCACCGTCAGTTGTGGCACTTTCCTCTCATGGATTTAAATCAAAATGTGTGGCTAATGTTTATGAAGAAACAATTGCTGTTGGTGATATCCGTGTTGGTGAGATTAGTCCCTTGGAAGTGGCAGTGAAACAGTCCCTTAATGACACTGGAAAAGTTGCAGCTGCACAGGCAACTGTGGACCaagtgaaggttgaaggcattGATACAAATGCTGCAGTAATGAAG GAACTACTATTCCCATTGATAGAACTTGCTATCCGACTACGGCATTTGACCTTGTGGAAAGACTTTTGCAAATCAACATTGTTTTTGATTCTCTCCTGCTATGTAATTATAAG GGGCTGGATTCAGTATTTAGTGCCATCCATTTTCATGTTCACTGCAATTGTCATGCTCTGGCATAGGCATTTTAGAAAGGGACGACCATTAGAAGCATTCATAATAACTGCGCCACCAAATAAAAATGCAGTAGAACAACTGCTGACATTACAAGAGGCCATTACGCAATTTGAATCACTTATTCAAGCTGGAAATATTGTTCTCCTAAAAATGAGAGCGCTTCTACTTGCTCTATTACCACCA GCTACAGAGAAGGTTGCAATGTTCATGGTTTTCATAGCTGCCGTGTTTGCTTTTGTTCCTCCAAAATACATATTTTTGGTGGTGTTCGTTGAGGGTTACACAAGGGCGATGCCATGGAGGAGGGAAAGCAGTGCCAGATGGATAAGGCGCCTTAAAGAATGGTGGGTCAGAATACCAGCTGCACCTGTCCAGCTCATTAAGCCTgaagaaagcaagaaaagaagaTGA